Proteins from a genomic interval of Diaphorobacter sp. HDW4A:
- a CDS encoding A24 family peptidase, whose amino-acid sequence MFGVDWMDAVAIGILGLLIGSFLNVVIHRVPVMMERDWVQEILLFAADKGFKVTNDKDEVLQAKEEKVFSLIGWISGLGKKQTEPVDDDKFNLMTPASRCPHCGHAIRWYENIPVVSYLALGGKCSGCKARISPRYPLVELVTGAFFYLCTTKWGWSMTTLMWCGFSATIIALAMIDWDTTFLPDSITLPLVWAGLIGSAMHWLPVPLMDSVFGAAAGYLSLWLVYWAFKLVTGKEGMGYGDFKLFAALGAWFGWTALVPIILMASVIGAIVGLGMKMVSSLREGKYVPFGPFLALGGLTAMSFGPQRILQAVFSVLGLPQG is encoded by the coding sequence ATGTTTGGTGTGGATTGGATGGATGCCGTTGCCATCGGCATTCTTGGTTTGCTGATCGGCAGTTTTCTGAATGTAGTGATTCACCGTGTGCCAGTGATGATGGAGCGGGATTGGGTCCAGGAGATTCTGCTGTTCGCTGCAGACAAAGGCTTCAAGGTCACCAACGACAAGGACGAAGTTCTGCAAGCGAAGGAAGAAAAGGTGTTCAGTCTCATCGGCTGGATTTCTGGACTGGGCAAAAAGCAGACAGAACCCGTCGATGACGACAAGTTCAACCTCATGACCCCCGCTTCGCGCTGCCCGCATTGCGGCCATGCGATTCGCTGGTACGAGAACATTCCCGTGGTGAGTTATCTCGCGTTGGGCGGTAAATGCTCTGGCTGCAAGGCCCGCATCAGTCCTCGCTACCCACTTGTGGAACTGGTCACGGGCGCCTTCTTCTATCTGTGCACCACAAAATGGGGATGGTCGATGACGACGCTGATGTGGTGCGGCTTCTCGGCCACCATCATTGCATTGGCCATGATCGACTGGGATACGACTTTCCTGCCCGACAGCATCACGCTGCCGCTCGTCTGGGCCGGGTTGATTGGTTCGGCAATGCACTGGCTGCCGGTGCCGTTGATGGACTCCGTGTTCGGCGCAGCTGCCGGATATCTATCGCTCTGGCTGGTTTACTGGGCCTTCAAGCTCGTCACGGGCAAGGAAGGCATGGGTTATGGCGACTTCAAGCTGTTTGCGGCACTTGGTGCGTGGTTCGGCTGGACAGCACTCGTACCGATCATCCTCATGGCCTCCGTCATCGGCGCCATCGTCGGCCTTGGCATGAAAATGGTGAGCTCGCTGCGCGAAGGGAAGTATGTGCCGTTCGGCCCCTTTCTGGCGCTTGGTGGACTGACGGCGATGAGCTTTGGACCGCAGCGCATTCTGCAGGCCGTGTTCTCCGTCCTCGGACTTCCTCAGGGCTGA
- the cgtA gene encoding Obg family GTPase CgtA, translating to MKFVDEAYIDIAAGDGGNGCVSFRHEKYKEFGGPDGGDGGRGGHVFAVADPNLNTLVDYRFSRRHEAQRGEHGKGSDMFGVAGKDVTLRMPVGTIITDAETGEVLFELLNAGEVITIAKGGDGGFGNLRFKSAINRAPRQKTPGFPGDRRNLKLELKVLADVGLLGMPNAGKSTFIAAVSNARPKIADYPFTTLHPNLGVVRVGPEQSFVIADIPGLIEGASEGAGLGHQFLRHLQRTRLLLHIVDVAPFDDNVDPVEQAKAIVEELRKYDAELYGKPRWLVLNKLDMVPEEDRAKLVKDFVKRFKWKGPVFEISALTREGCEPLIKTIFQHVHAEQLAQNTPEEVDPRFLSKDEVDVHDDPRFDPRFAPGEDDRV from the coding sequence ATGAAGTTCGTCGACGAAGCCTATATTGACATTGCCGCTGGGGACGGGGGCAATGGCTGCGTGTCGTTCCGCCACGAGAAGTACAAGGAATTCGGGGGGCCGGATGGCGGTGACGGTGGTCGTGGTGGCCATGTATTTGCCGTGGCCGATCCGAATCTGAATACCTTGGTTGATTACCGTTTTTCGCGCCGGCACGAGGCGCAGCGCGGGGAGCACGGCAAGGGCTCGGACATGTTTGGCGTGGCGGGCAAGGATGTCACGCTGCGCATGCCGGTGGGCACGATCATCACGGATGCCGAGACAGGCGAGGTGTTGTTCGAGCTGCTTAACGCGGGCGAGGTGATCACCATTGCCAAGGGCGGCGATGGCGGCTTTGGCAATCTGCGTTTCAAGAGCGCGATCAACCGCGCTCCGCGTCAGAAGACCCCCGGCTTTCCGGGTGATCGCCGCAATCTGAAGCTGGAGTTGAAGGTGCTGGCCGATGTGGGTCTGCTGGGCATGCCGAATGCGGGCAAGTCGACTTTCATTGCGGCGGTGTCGAATGCGCGCCCCAAGATTGCCGACTATCCGTTCACGACGCTGCACCCGAATCTGGGTGTGGTGCGCGTCGGTCCCGAGCAGAGCTTCGTGATCGCCGATATTCCCGGGTTGATCGAAGGTGCCTCGGAAGGAGCCGGACTGGGCCATCAGTTCTTGCGCCATCTGCAGCGTACGCGCCTGCTGCTGCATATCGTCGACGTGGCACCATTTGATGACAATGTCGATCCGGTGGAGCAGGCCAAGGCTATCGTCGAGGAACTGCGCAAGTACGACGCAGAACTCTACGGCAAGCCCCGCTGGCTGGTTCTCAATAAGCTGGACATGGTGCCCGAAGAGGATCGCGCCAAGCTGGTGAAAGATTTCGTCAAACGCTTCAAGTGGAAGGGTCCGGTGTTTGAAATTTCCGCGCTTACCCGTGAAGGTTGCGAACCGTTGATCAAGACGATCTTCCAGCATGTGCATGCCGAGCAATTGGCGCAGAACACGCCAGAAGAAGTGGATCCGCGTTTCCTGTCGAAGGATGAGGTGGATGTGCATGATGATCCGCGCTTTGATCCTCGTTTTGCGCCGGGTGAAGACGACAGGGTTTGA
- the pilB gene encoding type IV-A pilus assembly ATPase PilB: MAAVDTAPKSVTPIVLPGLARTLMSAGKLDQKAAEDIAKKVQGSKSAFIAELINSGIITAAELAHTVSSVFGAPLIDVDALDTMRLPQDALDAKICLNYRVAVLNKRGNRLIIATADPTDHEAAEQIKFTTQMGVDWIIAEYDKLGKFVEKITKGASEALDSIVSGGDFEFGDVPVEVAEDSQDVGQNDVEDAPIVKFLQKMLIDAFNMRASDLHFEPYEHTYRVRFRIDGELREISSPPPAIKEKLASRIKVISRLDISEKRVPQDGRMKLKIGADRVIDFRVSTLPTLFGEKIVIRILDPSSAKLGIEALGYEPEEKARLLTAIGRPYGMILVTGPTGSGKTVSLYTCLNLLNKPGVNISTAEDPSEINLPGVNQVNVNEKAGMNFAVALKAFLRQDPDIIMVGEIRDLETADIAIKAAQTGHLVLSTLHTNDAPTTLTRMRNMGIAPFNIASSVILITAQRLARRLCPNCKEPADIPHEALVDAGYLEEEIDGSWVTYKPVGCSACNNGYKGRVGIYEVMPISEEMQRIILRDGSALEIAKQARLEGVRSLRTSGLYKARTGMTSLEEVLACTNE, translated from the coding sequence ATGGCCGCTGTTGATACCGCCCCCAAAAGCGTGACCCCCATCGTTCTGCCAGGACTGGCCAGAACATTGATGTCTGCTGGGAAACTTGATCAGAAGGCCGCAGAAGACATCGCCAAGAAGGTGCAGGGCTCGAAGTCCGCCTTCATCGCGGAACTGATCAACTCGGGAATCATTACCGCCGCCGAGCTGGCACATACGGTTTCAAGCGTTTTCGGAGCCCCGTTGATCGATGTCGACGCACTGGACACCATGCGTCTGCCACAGGACGCACTCGACGCCAAAATCTGCCTGAACTATCGTGTCGCGGTACTGAACAAGCGCGGCAATCGTCTCATCATTGCAACAGCCGACCCGACCGACCACGAGGCGGCCGAGCAGATCAAGTTCACGACCCAGATGGGCGTCGACTGGATCATTGCTGAGTACGATAAGCTTGGCAAGTTCGTAGAGAAGATCACCAAAGGTGCCTCAGAGGCCTTGGACAGCATCGTGTCAGGTGGAGATTTCGAGTTCGGCGACGTCCCGGTCGAAGTGGCGGAGGATTCGCAGGACGTCGGACAGAACGACGTCGAAGACGCTCCCATCGTCAAATTTCTGCAGAAGATGCTGATCGACGCATTCAACATGCGCGCATCCGACCTACATTTCGAACCCTATGAACACACCTACCGCGTGCGTTTTCGCATCGATGGTGAATTGCGGGAAATCTCCAGCCCACCGCCAGCCATCAAGGAAAAGCTGGCCTCACGCATCAAGGTGATCTCGCGCCTCGATATTTCAGAAAAGCGTGTGCCACAGGACGGCCGAATGAAGCTCAAGATCGGGGCCGATCGTGTGATCGATTTCCGTGTGAGCACTTTGCCGACGTTGTTTGGCGAGAAGATCGTGATCCGTATTCTGGACCCCAGCAGCGCCAAGCTCGGCATTGAGGCCCTCGGCTACGAACCCGAGGAAAAGGCACGCCTGCTCACAGCCATCGGCCGCCCCTACGGCATGATTCTGGTCACCGGCCCCACTGGCTCTGGCAAGACCGTGTCGCTCTACACCTGCCTGAACCTGCTCAACAAACCCGGAGTAAACATTTCGACGGCGGAAGACCCGTCCGAAATCAACTTGCCAGGCGTGAATCAGGTCAACGTCAATGAAAAGGCGGGGATGAACTTCGCGGTCGCACTCAAGGCGTTTCTGCGTCAGGATCCGGACATCATCATGGTCGGTGAAATCCGTGACCTGGAAACGGCGGACATCGCCATCAAGGCCGCTCAGACCGGTCACTTGGTGCTTTCCACGCTGCACACGAACGATGCGCCCACCACGTTGACGCGGATGCGCAACATGGGGATTGCGCCATTCAACATCGCGTCGAGCGTGATTCTGATCACCGCTCAGCGTCTTGCTCGCCGCCTTTGCCCCAATTGCAAGGAGCCAGCCGACATCCCGCACGAAGCGCTGGTGGACGCCGGATATCTAGAAGAAGAGATCGATGGTTCCTGGGTGACCTACAAGCCCGTGGGCTGCAGCGCCTGCAACAACGGCTACAAGGGCCGGGTCGGCATCTACGAGGTGATGCCGATCTCGGAAGAAATGCAACGCATCATTCTTCGCGATGGCAGCGCATTGGAGATCGCCAAACAGGCGCGCCTGGAGGGCGTGCGTTCGCTGCGCACCTCTGGCCTGTACAAGGCCCGAACCGGCATGACTTCGCTGGAAGAAGTTCTGGCCTGCACCAACGAATAA
- a CDS encoding type II secretion system F family protein: MATAASRGIKDFVYEWEGKDRGGKVVRGEIRAAGENQVKATLRRQGVLATKIKKRRMRSGKKIKPKDIALFTRQMATMMKAGVPLLQAFDIVGRGNTNPSVTKLLNDIRGDVETGTSLNSAFRKFPMYFDSLYCNLVEAGEQAGILEALLDRLATYMEKTEAIKSKIRSALMYPCAVIVVAFVVVTVIMIFVIPAFKEVFTSFGADLPAPTLIVMGISEFFVAYWWLIFGVIGGGGYFFMQAWKRSEKMQRFMDRALLKMPIFGDLINKSCIARWTRTLSTMFAAGVPLVEALDSVGGASGNSVYSEATTKIQNEVSTGTSLTNAMTNANVFPSMVIQMVAIGEESGSIDHMLGKSADFYEAEVDEMVAGLSSLMEPIIIVFLGTLIGGIVVSMYLPIFKLGQVV, from the coding sequence ATGGCAACTGCAGCATCGAGGGGAATCAAGGACTTTGTCTACGAGTGGGAAGGCAAGGACCGCGGTGGCAAGGTCGTGCGCGGCGAAATTCGTGCGGCTGGAGAAAATCAGGTCAAGGCCACGCTGCGCCGTCAGGGTGTACTGGCCACCAAGATCAAGAAGCGCCGCATGCGCTCGGGCAAGAAGATCAAGCCCAAGGATATTGCGCTCTTCACCCGCCAGATGGCGACCATGATGAAGGCCGGCGTGCCGCTGCTGCAGGCCTTCGACATCGTCGGTCGCGGCAACACCAACCCCAGCGTGACCAAGCTGCTCAACGACATCCGCGGCGATGTGGAGACGGGCACGTCGCTGAACTCCGCCTTCCGCAAGTTCCCGATGTATTTCGACAGCCTCTACTGCAACCTGGTAGAGGCCGGCGAACAGGCCGGTATTCTGGAAGCGCTGCTGGATCGTCTTGCAACCTACATGGAAAAGACGGAGGCGATCAAGTCGAAGATCCGCTCCGCTCTGATGTATCCCTGTGCAGTGATCGTGGTGGCCTTCGTCGTGGTGACCGTCATCATGATTTTCGTGATCCCGGCCTTCAAGGAAGTTTTCACTTCGTTCGGAGCCGACCTGCCAGCCCCCACCTTGATCGTGATGGGTATCAGTGAGTTCTTTGTAGCCTATTGGTGGCTGATCTTCGGCGTCATCGGCGGCGGCGGATACTTCTTCATGCAGGCATGGAAACGCAGCGAAAAAATGCAGCGCTTCATGGATCGCGCGCTGCTCAAGATGCCGATCTTCGGTGATCTGATCAACAAGTCCTGCATCGCACGCTGGACACGAACGCTCTCCACCATGTTCGCTGCAGGTGTTCCGCTAGTGGAAGCGCTGGATTCAGTGGGTGGTGCCTCCGGCAACTCGGTGTACAGCGAAGCCACGACCAAGATCCAGAACGAGGTCTCGACCGGTACCAGCCTGACCAATGCCATGACGAACGCGAACGTGTTTCCGTCAATGGTGATCCAGATGGTGGCCATCGGTGAAGAATCGGGTTCCATCGACCACATGCTGGGCAAGTCAGCCGACTTCTATGAAGCCGAGGTGGACGAAATGGTAGCGGGCCTCTCCAGCCTGATGGAGCCAATCATCATCGTGTTCCTCGGCACATTGATCGGTGGTATCGTGGTGTCCATGTACCTCCCCATCTTCAAGCTGGGTCAGGTGGTTTGA
- the proB gene encoding glutamate 5-kinase yields the protein MVSNVLSDARRIVVKVGSSLVTNEGKGLDEVAIGEWSRQLAALVQGDGGVRREVIMVSSGAIAEGMKRLGWTTRPSEIHELQAAAAVGQMGLAQMYETKLREQGMRNAQVLLTHADLADRERYLNARVTLLTLLRLGVVPVINENDTVVTDEIKFGDNDTLGALVANLVEADVLVILTDQKGLYTADPRRDPDAKFVDVADAGDPSLEVMAGGAGSSIGKGGMITKILAAKRAAGSGASTVIAWGREKDVLIRLANGESIGTLLVAQTQKTQARKQWMADHLQMRGAVTVDAGAAAKLIGSGKSLLPIGMIAVEGDFVRGDVIGIKNESGAEIARGLANYASAEARLLCRKPSSEFEQLLGYTAEPEMVHRDNLVLAHH from the coding sequence ATGGTCTCCAATGTTTTGAGCGATGCACGTCGCATCGTGGTGAAGGTCGGCTCCAGTCTCGTGACCAACGAGGGAAAGGGGCTGGATGAAGTTGCCATCGGCGAATGGAGTCGTCAGCTGGCGGCGCTTGTGCAAGGTGATGGCGGCGTGCGCCGCGAGGTCATCATGGTCTCGAGCGGTGCCATTGCCGAGGGCATGAAACGCTTGGGCTGGACGACCAGGCCGAGCGAGATCCATGAACTGCAGGCCGCTGCAGCGGTGGGGCAGATGGGTCTTGCCCAGATGTACGAGACCAAGCTGCGCGAGCAGGGTATGCGCAATGCCCAGGTACTACTCACTCATGCAGATCTGGCAGATCGCGAGCGCTATTTGAATGCGCGCGTCACGCTGCTGACCCTCTTGCGTCTGGGAGTGGTGCCAGTCATCAATGAGAACGACACTGTCGTGACCGACGAAATCAAGTTTGGCGACAACGACACGCTGGGTGCGCTGGTTGCCAATCTGGTGGAGGCGGACGTGCTGGTGATTCTGACCGACCAGAAGGGCCTATACACCGCCGATCCGCGCCGTGATCCGGATGCGAAATTTGTGGATGTCGCGGACGCGGGCGATCCATCGCTCGAAGTCATGGCAGGTGGTGCAGGTTCCAGCATTGGCAAGGGCGGCATGATCACCAAGATTCTGGCGGCCAAGCGAGCGGCCGGCTCAGGTGCTTCCACCGTGATTGCCTGGGGACGTGAAAAGGATGTGCTGATCCGTCTGGCCAATGGCGAATCTATCGGCACGTTGCTGGTTGCGCAGACGCAGAAAACGCAGGCGCGCAAGCAGTGGATGGCTGATCATTTGCAAATGCGCGGTGCGGTGACTGTGGATGCGGGAGCTGCTGCCAAGCTGATCGGTAGTGGCAAGAGCTTGCTGCCCATCGGCATGATTGCGGTGGAGGGTGACTTTGTGCGCGGCGACGTCATCGGCATCAAGAACGAAAGTGGCGCAGAAATCGCGCGCGGCCTGGCGAACTATGCAAGTGCCGAGGCTCGTTTGCTGTGTCGCAAGCCGTCTTCGGAATTCGAGCAGTTGCTAGGATACACGGCGGAGCCCGAGATGGTGCATCGCGACAATCTGGTGCTCGCACATCACTGA
- the rplU gene encoding 50S ribosomal protein L21, which yields MYAVIKTGGKQYRVAAGEKIKVEQIAADVGQEIVIDQVLAVGNGAELKVGAPLVSGASVTATVVAHGKHDKVRIFKLRRRKHYAKSQGHRQQFTELLIGAIAA from the coding sequence ATGTACGCGGTCATAAAAACCGGTGGCAAGCAATATCGTGTTGCTGCTGGCGAAAAAATCAAAGTAGAACAGATTGCTGCGGACGTAGGCCAGGAAATTGTGATCGACCAGGTTTTGGCAGTCGGCAACGGCGCAGAACTCAAGGTTGGTGCACCCCTGGTGTCCGGCGCATCTGTGACAGCAACGGTTGTTGCTCACGGCAAGCACGACAAAGTGCGCATCTTCAAGTTGCGTCGTCGCAAGCACTACGCAAAGTCTCAAGGTCACCGTCAACAGTTCACCGAACTGCTGATCGGCGCTATTGCTGCTTAA
- the rpmA gene encoding 50S ribosomal protein L27, with product MAQKKGGGSTRNGRDSKPKMLGVKAYGGELISAGSIIVRQRGTRIHAGVNVGQGKDHTLFALVDGHVTFGHKGAMNKHTVSITPV from the coding sequence ATGGCACAGAAAAAAGGCGGCGGCTCTACGCGAAACGGTCGTGACTCCAAGCCAAAAATGCTGGGCGTCAAGGCTTACGGTGGTGAACTGATCAGCGCTGGCTCGATCATCGTTCGTCAACGCGGCACACGCATTCACGCTGGCGTGAACGTGGGTCAGGGCAAGGATCACACTTTGTTCGCACTGGTTGATGGTCACGTGACTTTCGGCCACAAGGGCGCAATGAACAAGCACACCGTGAGCATCACTCCGGTTTAA
- a CDS encoding proline--tRNA ligase: MKASQFLISTLKEAPADAEVVSHKLMTRAGMIKKLGAGIYNYMPMGLRVVRKVEAIVREEMNRAGAVECTMPVVQPAELWQETGRFEKMGPELLRIKDRHERDFVIQPTSEEVVTDIARQEFRSYKQLPKNLYQIQTKFRDERRPRFGLMRGREFIMKDAYSFDRDQLAAKASYQVMAAAYRRIFDRFGLRYRAVAADSGAIGGDLSEEFQVIASTGEDAIVYCPSSEYAANMEKAEALAPTGPRPAATKPQTLTPTPGKATCGEVAELLGVDLSTTVKSLVLATDEVNDQGEVVNSQVWLLLLRGDHDMNEIKVSKVPGLEANFRFATLSEIEEHFGCKPGYLGPLNMKKSVKIVADRDVALMADWICGANQIDHHITGVNWRRDLPEPDLVADLRNVVAGDKSPDGKGELAIERGIEVGHVFYLGTKYSKAMNATFLAEDGKPAFFEMGCYGIGVTRLPAAAIEQNHDERGIIWPDAIAPFTVVICPIGMDRNEEVKAAAEKLYVEFQTAGVDVLLDDRGERPGAMFADWELIGVPHRVVISDRGLKEGQLEYQGRRDAAATKVAVGDVFVHVKERLKV; the protein is encoded by the coding sequence ATGAAAGCTTCCCAATTCCTTATTTCCACCCTCAAAGAAGCCCCCGCAGATGCGGAAGTCGTCAGCCACAAGCTGATGACGCGGGCGGGCATGATCAAAAAGCTCGGGGCGGGTATCTACAACTACATGCCCATGGGCCTGCGCGTGGTGCGCAAGGTCGAGGCCATCGTGCGCGAGGAAATGAACCGCGCTGGTGCCGTCGAGTGCACCATGCCGGTGGTTCAGCCGGCCGAGCTCTGGCAGGAAACGGGCCGCTTCGAGAAGATGGGCCCGGAGCTGCTGCGCATCAAGGATCGCCATGAACGTGATTTCGTGATCCAGCCGACCAGCGAAGAAGTTGTCACCGACATTGCCCGTCAGGAGTTCCGCAGCTACAAGCAGTTGCCCAAGAACCTCTACCAGATCCAGACCAAGTTCCGCGACGAGCGCCGTCCGCGCTTCGGCTTGATGCGTGGGCGCGAGTTCATCATGAAGGACGCATACAGCTTTGACCGCGACCAACTTGCGGCGAAGGCGAGCTATCAAGTCATGGCGGCGGCCTATCGCCGCATCTTTGATCGCTTTGGACTCCGTTACCGTGCAGTCGCTGCGGATTCGGGGGCCATCGGTGGTGATCTGAGCGAAGAGTTTCAAGTGATCGCCTCGACCGGCGAAGACGCCATCGTCTATTGCCCGAGTAGCGAATACGCGGCCAACATGGAAAAGGCCGAGGCGCTCGCTCCCACGGGTCCGCGTCCCGCCGCCACCAAGCCCCAAACGCTGACGCCTACACCGGGCAAAGCGACCTGTGGCGAAGTTGCCGAATTGCTGGGTGTTGATTTGTCAACAACTGTCAAGTCATTGGTTTTGGCGACAGATGAAGTCAATGATCAAGGCGAAGTTGTGAACAGTCAGGTTTGGTTGTTGCTTCTGCGCGGCGACCATGACATGAACGAGATCAAGGTCAGCAAGGTTCCGGGTCTGGAAGCGAACTTTCGCTTCGCCACGTTGTCCGAGATCGAAGAGCACTTCGGTTGCAAGCCCGGCTATCTGGGCCCGCTGAACATGAAGAAGTCCGTGAAGATCGTTGCTGATCGCGACGTGGCTTTGATGGCGGACTGGATTTGCGGTGCAAACCAGATCGATCACCACATCACCGGCGTGAACTGGAGGCGTGATCTGCCGGAGCCGGATCTGGTGGCGGACCTTCGCAACGTGGTTGCGGGTGACAAGTCTCCTGATGGCAAGGGTGAGTTGGCTATCGAGCGCGGTATCGAGGTGGGCCATGTGTTCTACCTCGGCACCAAGTACAGCAAAGCCATGAACGCGACCTTCCTTGCTGAGGACGGAAAGCCCGCCTTCTTCGAGATGGGCTGCTACGGCATCGGCGTGACGCGCCTGCCAGCTGCTGCCATCGAGCAGAACCATGACGAGCGCGGCATCATCTGGCCTGACGCGATTGCACCATTCACGGTGGTGATCTGCCCGATCGGTATGGACCGCAACGAGGAAGTGAAGGCCGCCGCTGAAAAGTTGTATGTCGAATTCCAGACGGCAGGCGTTGATGTGTTGCTGGACGACCGTGGCGAGCGTCCCGGTGCGATGTTCGCGGACTGGGAACTGATCGGTGTGCCACACCGTGTGGTGATCTCGGACCGTGGTCTGAAGGAAGGCCAACTGGAGTACCAGGGCCGCCGTGATGCCGCCGCCACCAAGGTCGCTGTGGGCGACGTGTTTGTGCATGTGAAGGAACGTTTGAAGGTATGA
- a CDS encoding polyprenyl synthetase family protein: MREVDKVIAARLSSSVPLVSQVAQYIISAGGKRLRPALLLLMSGALGYKDAQRFNLAAVVEFIHTATLLHDDVVDESTLRRGRPTANENFGNPASVLVGDFLYSRAFQMMVDTNNMRVMHILAEATNIIAEGEVQQLMNTHDASLSEAAYLNVIRSKTAKLFEASARLAPVLAGSSPNVEKACAAYGQAIGTAFQVIDDVLDYDGDAAEMGKNLGDDLREGKVTLPLIIAMQRGNADQCALIRNAIEVGEADNLAAVIEIVKTTGALDATRDAAASQARLAIDAISTLQANAYTDGLLKLAGSLLGRRI; encoded by the coding sequence ATGCGTGAAGTGGACAAAGTCATCGCCGCACGCCTCAGCTCCTCGGTGCCGTTGGTGAGCCAGGTCGCTCAGTACATCATTTCAGCTGGCGGCAAGCGCCTGCGCCCCGCCCTGCTGCTGCTGATGTCCGGCGCGCTCGGCTACAAGGACGCACAGCGCTTCAATCTGGCAGCGGTGGTGGAATTCATCCACACCGCAACCCTGTTGCACGACGACGTGGTTGACGAATCCACCCTGCGACGCGGCCGCCCCACCGCCAACGAGAACTTCGGCAATCCGGCCAGCGTTCTGGTGGGCGACTTCCTGTATTCGCGCGCCTTCCAGATGATGGTGGACACGAATAACATGCGCGTCATGCACATCCTTGCCGAGGCGACGAACATCATCGCCGAGGGCGAAGTGCAGCAGCTCATGAACACCCACGATGCATCACTGTCCGAAGCCGCCTATCTGAATGTGATCCGCTCCAAGACCGCCAAGCTGTTCGAAGCCAGCGCGCGCCTCGCGCCCGTGCTTGCAGGCAGTTCCCCCAACGTGGAGAAGGCCTGCGCGGCCTACGGGCAGGCGATCGGCACCGCATTCCAAGTGATCGACGATGTGCTCGACTACGACGGCGATGCCGCTGAGATGGGCAAGAATCTCGGCGATGATCTCCGCGAGGGCAAGGTCACGCTGCCCCTCATCATCGCCATGCAACGCGGCAACGCCGATCAATGTGCGCTGATCAGAAACGCCATCGAAGTGGGCGAAGCCGACAATCTAGCTGCAGTGATAGAGATCGTGAAAACCACGGGCGCGCTTGACGCCACCCGCGATGCCGCCGCCTCTCAAGCCCGACTCGCCATTGATGCCATTTCCACCCTTCAGGCCAATGCCTACACAGACGGACTGCTAAAATTGGCAGGTTCGTTGCTTGGTCGACGCATCTGA
- a CDS encoding RNA pyrophosphohydrolase, producing the protein MLDRDGFRPNVGIILLNQRNQVFWGKRIRTHSWQFPQGGIDRGESPEQAMFRELHEEVGLLPDHVRIIARTRDWLRYEVPDRYIRRDARGHYKGQKQIWYLLQLMGHDWDLNLRATNHPEFDAWRWNDYWVPLDVVVEFKRGVYEMALTELARFLPRHEQRNRYLRSGMRSRDGQPVLDVVQPTATRFNSMMLKPGMELPPGASFDPNPQSRVLAPDEELLDDMSQTLTPSKPLQHD; encoded by the coding sequence ATGCTCGACCGGGACGGATTTCGCCCGAACGTCGGCATCATCCTGCTCAACCAGAGGAACCAGGTATTCTGGGGAAAAAGGATCCGGACGCACAGTTGGCAGTTCCCTCAAGGTGGTATTGATCGCGGGGAATCCCCCGAGCAAGCCATGTTTCGGGAGCTTCACGAAGAAGTCGGGCTTCTGCCCGACCATGTCAGGATCATTGCCCGTACGCGGGACTGGTTGCGCTACGAGGTGCCTGACCGGTATATCCGCCGCGATGCGCGCGGACATTACAAGGGCCAGAAGCAGATCTGGTATCTCCTGCAATTGATGGGGCACGACTGGGATTTGAACCTGCGGGCTACCAATCATCCAGAGTTCGACGCTTGGCGTTGGAACGATTATTGGGTTCCGCTCGATGTGGTGGTGGAGTTCAAGCGAGGCGTCTATGAAATGGCGCTCACCGAACTGGCCCGCTTTCTTCCGCGGCACGAGCAGCGCAATCGCTATCTGCGAAGCGGCATGCGTTCGAGAGATGGGCAACCGGTTCTCGATGTAGTTCAGCCGACCGCAACGCGCTTTAATTCGATGATGCTCAAACCGGGCATGGAACTTCCGCCTGGGGCGAGTTTCGACCCCAATCCACAAAGCAGGGTTCTTGCACCGGACGAGGAACTGCTCGATGACATGTCGCAGACGCTGACACCCAGCAAGCCACTGCAGCACGACTAG